The Raphanus sativus cultivar WK10039 chromosome 6, ASM80110v3, whole genome shotgun sequence sequence gagaggtgTCTTGAAACttgtcgtggggcgcaacgaggacgttgcgttctttgagaggggatgaattgtaacatcccgaatTGTGATATGTGTAAAGGctttaagagaattgatttggctatttatgtcaccaaagttgacttaccttttccgtcacacatcagTTTAGAACttcagagttaagcgtgcttgagctggagtagtgaaaggatgggtgacctatcgggaagtgattcgcgataccgtgtaagtgaggtcaaagcacggggaaatgtcgtgtggtgattgcaggggcagtaaacgatgatttcgagtctttggaaaattaacgaccgaccgtcggatgagATGGGGCctacgggccgagagagcggacgtgggtggcccattagccgtggacgATCGGGGCGTTACACTTAATTTGATGAATTCTTAGTGGGCCTCGTTTAATGCAAAAGGAGACCCTTACCTACGAGTGTATTGATATGGGCTTTACAGTGCCAGTTTTGTAAACGAAAGATAAAGCGATCACAGTTGCCATGTAACTAATGGGCTAGAAGCTgtattttgtaataataacCACAATTTCTGAAAAAAACTAATCTGTTCATTCCTTTACGATTTGATCCTTACtttccctttcttttttttcctcttaTAGCTCGATTTGACAAATTCATTTGGATATGGCAGCAGCAGCGATATCTATTTCTCCCTTCCACAGACCCACCTGCAGTTTCAATTTGGGTCCTTCCTCTGCTCCCGCTCCCGCTCGAAATCGAAGTTGGAGTTCAATCTTCCCTTTCAATCGGAGGAGATTCTGCTCCCCTAATAAAACTATGGCCGATTTAGTCAAGACCCACGCTTGGAGAGACGGTGACGGCGAAGAACGGTTTCAGGCGTTGGAGCAAGAGGCCTTTATGAATAATCCGTCCAACGATTTGGTCTCAGGGATCAACGCCGTCGCTAATCGTCTGGTTTGTATTCGAATTCTCTGACGTGACGCACACAATCTGTTTGATGTAATGCTATACCCCCAATGAAATAtaaactttttcctttttttttcttttactgtAAAATGACAGAGCAAATGGGTTGTCGCTGCTCTGTTTGGGTCGGTTCTGCTTCTACGACATGATGGTGCAGCCTTGTGGGCTGTCATTGGCTCCGTTTCCAATTCCGCACTTTCCGTAGCTCTCAAGCGCATCCTTAACCAAGAGAGACCTGTTGCAACACTTCGTTCTGACCCTGGCATGCCTTCTTCTCATGCTCAATCCATTTCTTTCATCTCTGCCTTTACCCTCTTCTCTCGTAATATAACTAACTACTCTCACCCTCTCTTTCTACTTGCATCATTTGCTCATCTCTCACTATTATTTTCCCCCAGTCATTGAGTGGCTTGGAACCAATGAACTCTCTCTTTTCCTCACCACCCTCATCCTCGTTTTGGCTTCTTACTTTGTAAGTTTTCATATCTAACCATATAAAACGAAATCATTCCCTTACATAATAACTGgtcatgatttttttattttatttttatgcagaCATGGTTAAGGGTTTCCCAGAAGCTTCACACGCCCAGTCAAGTGGTGGTAGGTGCAATCGTGGGCTCTCTTTACTCCACCTTGTGGTACATTACCTGGAACTCACTTGTTCTCCAAGCTTTTGCCTCATCATTCTCCGTACAAATAGCTGTCTTTACAGCTGCTGCTGCGTCTGCTCTAGGTTTTGCAGTTTATGTGCTACTTAACTGGTTCAAAAATGACAGATAGACAAACAAAATATAGTTAGAGGGTTGGATTGTAAAACTATTCCTTTTGTTTCCCATTTCACTCAATACTGTTTGAGCTGTATAGcaatcaatattattattaccACACTTGTATTCTGTTTCTTGACACAAAACAGTAACTTTTTAAGTATAGTATACAGTGTTTAAGATGACAACTAAAGCGTGAAAACTAAAGAGTATTTTCCATACATACATATCCATTAGAAGCAGTGCTGTATTTGAGCATGTGAAAGCCGAAGGTCAGCCTCAATGCGAGAAATGTCTGATCCAAcaaattttattatagaaaacaatcagaagaaaaggttccaacttttctttttctttcatgtTACAAGAAAACTTTATTGGAGAAGCAGGAAATGAATTTCTGGTCTTCGTAAAGAGTAGTCTCAAGCTGCTTTGGGTAGTAGATCACTGAGTAGTGAATCATATTCTGCATCCCGTGCGTTCTTCTTGTAAAGGAGCTTCTTGAAATCAGTGTCGTCCAAGTTCTTTGAGTTTTGTGCAGCGTGAACTTGAGCTAAGTTGGAATAATCCGCAGCCGAAGTAGAGAAGAAGGCCCTTTCTTCTTCAGTCACCTTCCTCAGAAATCTAGCTGGATTCCCTCCCCAAACCTGTGTTTAAGAGAGATTCGAAACAGGAGTACTGAGAGTATGAGACTTTTTTTTTACCACGCAGCAAACAGCAGAgttgagattaaaaaaaaccTCGCCGGAGGGAATTCGAGTGTTCTGCCTGACAAGAGCACCAGACTCAACGATGGCATGCTTCTCAACATGAGCGCCATCCAAGACGGTTGCACTAGCACCAATGTAAGACTCGTCTTCGAGAGTGCAGCCATGTAAAACAGCACTGTTACCAATAGTGACATAGTCACCAATGAGAGTAGGCAAGACCTTGCCGTTTAAGTTGGACTTGGCAACGTGGACAAGGGAGTTGTCTTGGATATTGGTCCCAGCTCCGACAGTGATGGTGTTAGCATCTCCTCGCAAGACACATCCATACCAAATGGAAGAGGCAGGTCCGAGATGGACATTGCCAATGAGAGAAGCGCTAGGAGCAACGAAAGCGTCCTTATCGACGATAGGGGCCTTGTCAAAAACATTCATAAGGGTGCGGTGCCTGGAGACTGGAAACAAACAAGGAGTTAAAAGCCAAGGCACAAAGCTTCAACTGAATGCAGTATCAAAGCTTAAGCCTAGGATTACAAATAAAAGTAACCAACCAAAGTAACACAATAACCGTCACTACTACATTGGATTTGGTTTTAAGGTTTGTAATCAACATTAGAGAAAACTCGgatcttattaaaaaaaaaaaacgaatcaaaTGACCAAATGTAGAACTATGACCTGATTCCagagtaaaaaaaatcaaaacactcCAAAGGATTCGAGTGGAAAGATCCAGAAAAA is a genomic window containing:
- the LOC108813731 gene encoding lipid phosphate phosphatase epsilon 2, chloroplastic, with product MAAAAISISPFHRPTCSFNLGPSSAPAPARNRSWSSIFPFNRRRFCSPNKTMADLVKTHAWRDGDGEERFQALEQEAFMNNPSNDLVSGINAVANRLSKWVVAALFGSVLLLRHDGAALWAVIGSVSNSALSVALKRILNQERPVATLRSDPGMPSSHAQSISFISAFTLFSLIEWLGTNELSLFLTTLILVLASYFTWLRVSQKLHTPSQVVVGAIVGSLYSTLWYITWNSLVLQAFASSFSVQIAVFTAAAASALGFAVYVLLNWFKNDR
- the LOC108813732 gene encoding gamma carbonic anhydrase 3, mitochondrial — protein: MASMGRALYSVGFWIRETGQALDRLGCRLQGKNHFHEQLSRHRTLMNVFDKAPIVDKDAFVAPSASLIGNVHLGPASSIWYGCVLRGDANTITVGAGTNIQDNSLVHVAKSNLNGKVLPTLIGDYVTIGNSAVLHGCTLEDESYIGASATVLDGAHVEKHAIVESGALVRQNTRIPSGEVWGGNPARFLRKVTEEERAFFSTSAADYSNLAQVHAAQNSKNLDDTDFKKLLYKKNARDAEYDSLLSDLLPKAA